From the genome of Diceros bicornis minor isolate mBicDic1 unplaced genomic scaffold, mDicBic1.mat.cur scaffold_67_ctg1, whole genome shotgun sequence, one region includes:
- the RPS15 gene encoding small ribosomal subunit protein uS19, producing the protein MAEVEQKKKRTFRKFTYRGVDLDQLLDMSYEQLMQLYSARQRRRLNRGLRRKQHSLLKRLRKAKKEAPPMEKPEVVKTHLRDMIILPEMVGSMVGVYNGKTFNQVEIKPEMIGHYLGEFSITYKPVKHGRPGIGATHSSRFIPLK; encoded by the exons ATG GCGGAAGTGGAGCAGAAGAAGAAGCGGACCTTCCGCAAGTTCACCTACCGCGGTGTGGATCTCGACCAGCTGCTGGACATGTCCTA CGAGCAGCTGATGCAGCTGTACAGCGcccggcagcggcggcggctgaACCGCGGACTGCGGAGGAAGCAGCACTCGCTGCTCAAGCGCCTGCGCAAAGCCAAGAAGGAGGCGCCGCCGATGGAGAAGCCCGAGGTGGTGAAGACGCACCTGCGCGACATGATCATCCTGCCCGAGATGGTGGGCAGCATGGTGGGCGTCTACAACGGCAAGACCTTCAACCAGGTGGAGATCAAG CCGGAGATGATCGGCCACTACCTGGGCGAGTTCTCCATCACCTACAAGCCCGTCAAGCACGGCCGGCCCGGGATCGGGGCCACCCACTCCTCCCGCTTCATCCCCCTCAAGTAG